DNA sequence from the Actinomycetota bacterium genome:
TTCCGGAGCGGCAGGTTGATCGCTCCCGGAAGGTGGTCTTCCCCGTACTCCTCAGCACCGAGAACCTCGACCACCTGAGCGCCCCGGTCCATCAGCGCCTGGACTTCGCTTCGCTCGTGGACATCTTGCGGCATGGATGCTCCTCCAAAGTCGGTAGCCTTCCGATCCTACTCGTACCCGAGCGGCTAATCTGCTGATGCCCGGCGGAGCCCAATCAAGAACCGGCCGGCTCTCCG
Encoded proteins:
- a CDS encoding rhodanese-like domain-containing protein, producing the protein MPQDVHERSEVQALMDRGAQVVEVLGAEEYGEDHLPGAINLPLRKIDAEAKSRLEAERPVLVYCWDSA